CCTGTCTGTCTCTGAGCCCATATCGTAAAATAATGACCTCCGTCAATGTCTCCAATAAGATTATTGCGGCATGTTTTAATTAAATCCTGACGGTGAACTGTAAAATCTTTTTTTTCATCTACAGGTCCATAAGAATTAAATTTTCGCATTTTTACCTCCTATAAAAAACTGACATATCATTATCGTTTTTAAATAACAAAATTTTAATTATCCATATATTTTAGCCTTAAGCAACTGAATGATATGTCAATAATTATTCTAACTTGATTATCAAATAATAAGCCATTTTAATTTTCACCAAACAACTCGCATAAATTTAATATCAATTCTTCATCTGGTAAATCATAAAAAACACCAATTCCCGGTATATCTGGCGTGATGCCTCGAACATAAAGATAAAATACTCCGCCAAAATACCTTTTATACTCATAATCATCAATTCTTGATTCAAGATACTTATGCAACGCAACAGAGTAGATATGATATTGTAGATTATATAGATTTTCATGTATTGAAATTTTTATTTTATCTACTGCATAATTAGCATAATCATTCCCAAGATGGTTAGTTTTCCAATCAATAATATAATATTTATCTTCGTAACAAAACACTAAATCAATGAACCCATGCATAAATCCTTCTACTGGATTAAATCTTAAGTTACCTATTGTATCTGGAAAATTTTCATCAAATGATTCTTGATTTTCATAAAATTGTTTAAAAACATTCTTTAAATTTGAAGCGTATATTTTATTTATCGGATAAAAAAATTCCATTTCGCTTATACGATTATCTAAAGATATTTTATTTAAAGCCAAATCAGAAGTATATGGCAATAAAAGCGCAGATAAAACTTTTTCCACCATATTATTAACGATATTTGTCCATGAATCTTCTTTTATATCTTCTAATAAAACTTTATCTAATCCATAGCTTTCAAGCACTGATTGAACAGTTGAACTAAGCGATTCTTTATCTGTAGAAGTAAAATCTATATTTTCAAAAACTTCATGTATGCAGGTTCCAGGGATAGCTCCTTTTGGAAAAGCAAAAAAACCTTGAGGCTGAACAACAACTTCTTCAGGAATATCAATTTGTTCGTAAAAAGGCTCATCTCTTCGTATAGGTTTTTCTTGTTCAAAAGTTTTATGTTTTTCTCCAGATGTAAGATATGAATAGCTCGCAATTCCCCAGTTTTGATGTATATGTCCCCTTGAAAAATCTTTTGAAACTAAAGAAATTTTTTCATAATCAACAGGGGGTTTATATTTTTCCAAATCAGTAAAATCATTGTTTGATATAACTGAAAGATGAATTGCGTCTTCACCTTTTATATATGCTGCGACTTTTTTATAAAAATCTGCTTTTGAGAACTTTGTAATGCTTTCTAAATCACCTGCAAATAAATATTCCAAAGAATTAGCTATTTTTTGGCCAATTTGTCCGCATACAATGTAACAGCGATTTTTTGCTCGTGTAACAGCTACATATAAAAGCCTCATTAATTCGGCTAATTCTTCTTTTTCAGATAAACATCTATAGGGATCGTTATCTTCTTTTTTACGTGAAAGATTAATATACGCTCGATTATCTTCATGAAAAACAAAGTCATCTTCTTTTATTTTAGAAGTTTTTTCCCACATAAAAGGACAGAAAACTATAGGATATTCAAGGCCTTTACTTGAAAAAACAGTGATGATCTGCAATGCTTCATCGTCTCTTTCTAATTTTATCTCTCGCTCTTCTGTTTTATCCTCTGAGTCAATCTGTTCCTTTAGCCAACTCAGCGTTTGATTTATCCCGAATTTATTTTCAATGGATGATTTATGTATAATCTCTGAAAGATGAATTATATTAGTAAGGAGGCGTTCTCCATCTGGAAATTTTAAAAGATTTTGCCTGACTTTATAGTCTGATAAAAATTTTCGAAACATCCTGATAAAGCCTTTTGAAGACCATATTTCAGTATAGTTAGTAAAATTAGTAATATGCGTTTCATATTCTTCAAGACATGAATCATTTTCAACAAAACCAATAATATCGTCCGAATTTAAGCCGATCATACTCGATATTAAAGCACCATTTAATAATGACACATTAGATGGACTTGCAACCGCCATCAAAAACCTTTTAATTTCTTGGGCTTCCTTAGTATCAAAAATATTTCCACTTTTTTTTAAAACTGAGGGAATATTTAATTCAGAAAGCCTTTTTTGCATTTGCTTTGCTACTTCGTGCTTAAGAACCAAAATCGCAAAATCCGATAATCTAATAGGCCTATCTCCTATTTTCGCCTGACCGATTTTCGACAATTCCAATATTCTTAAAATTTCATAGCTAACAGCATTAATTGCTTCGTTCCTTGCGATATCTAACGAAAGATACGCCTTTCTGTCCTTCTTATCGCCATTATTTTTTTCCATAACCCAAAGAAATAAATTTTTACCTTCTTCTCCATCAATAATTAATGGATTTTTATTTCCTTTGCTGTCCATAACATCATTTACAGATTGATATGATATTCCTTCTAAAATAAACGGGTTATTTGAATGGGAGAATAATTTATTAACAGAGCTTAAGAGTTTTGTTTCCGATCTCCAATTCTGATAAAGGGAATATTTTTTATCATTAGGAATTTTTAACTCGGCTTCCATATAAGCGAAAACATCAGCGTTACGAAATCCATATATTGACTGTTTAGGGTCGCCTATCATGAAAAATATATGCTCATCAGTATCAAAAATTTTGTTAAAAATATTATACTGGATGGGATCAGTATCTTGAAATTCATCGATCAAAGCGGCTTTAAATTGTTTTTGTATAGAATTAGCAAATTTATCCCCAACATTTGAATTTAAACTTTTCCAAAAATTATTAATTAAATCATCAAAAGATTGAACATTTTTTATCGCCTTATTTATACTCAGTTGCTCCCGCAAATATAAAATATACTTTAATTTAAGATTTAAAATAAAGTCATTATCTTCTTCTTTACGTATTTGAAGAAAAGGTTTATTTACAACTAATTCTGACAATTTTATTAACTTCTTTATATCTAATTCTTCTAAAATGTTATTATCTTTCGCAGCATCATCCGCTATAATATGCTGACGCCAAAAATCATAGGTTATTTCTTCAATTATTTTTTGCTGATTACTGATAAGTTCTGTATCAAAAAGAATATTGCTTTCAAAACAATGCTCAAGAAGAATCCTTCTACAAAAACCATGTATTGTAAATATAGCCGCCTCGTCAAAATCTATTATTGCTCTTCTTAAAACATTTTTAGCGCTGTTTCCATTATAATTGATGTTATTTGATAAAATATCCTTGATAATTACATCTTCGCATTTGTCTAAATCGTCAATAGAAGAGTAAGCTATATATAAATTTTTTCTAATTCTATCTTTAAGCTCTTTTGTTGCGGCTTCGGTATAAGTTACAACAAGTATATTTTGAACATTTAAATTTTTTTCCAGTATAAGCCTAAGATACAAGTTTGAAATTGTAAAGGTTTTTCCAGTTCCAGCACTTGCTTCAATAAGATTTTTACCTTCCATCGGAACTGTCAACAATTCAAGTTCTTTAAATTTACTCCTCATAAAGCCTCGTTTTTCGTTTATCAAATTAATTTTTTGTTTTTCGTTTAGAATCTTATAAATTACTCATCATTCACTTTATTTTGACATATAGAATTTAATTTGTAAATATGCCTCTGAAATTATGTCCATACTTTTCGCGATTTGTAGTTTTTGTATTTGTAGTTGACATTTCTCACTTTTAAAGATTAAATAAATGATAATAATAATATAAAAATTAGAGATAACTGTTTGAATTTTAATAAAGGAAATATGTATATCAAGAGACTTTTTTTTATTCTGGTATTTTTGGGCATTACTTCTTTGGTTTCTGGTGTTGAAAAAATTGTTACTGTAGCTACATTGGATGAGTATTCACCTTATTGCTTCTTTAAAAAGAATTATCAGCAAGATACGAAAGCTATTCCTCCTAGTTCGGACTCGTTAGAACTACAGGGATACAGTTGGGATATTCTTAGAGAAAGCCTTCACGAAATGGGGTATACAATAGAATTAGAGGTGTGTCCATGGGCAAGAGCAATGAATCTTACAGAAGAAGGAAAAGTGGATATTCTTTTTCCAACTGGTAAAAATAAAGAGCGAGAAAAAATATTTTATTATTCACAAGAGCCCGTTAACGAAGCCAACTTTTTAGTTTACATTCGCGCAGACTATCCTATCCATTGGAACGGTTTAGAATCTCTAAACGGCTTAATTATAGGAGAAA
This genomic interval from Desulfobacterales bacterium contains the following:
- a CDS encoding UvrD-helicase domain-containing protein, translated to MRSKFKELELLTVPMEGKNLIEASAGTGKTFTISNLYLRLILEKNLNVQNILVVTYTEAATKELKDRIRKNLYIAYSSIDDLDKCEDVIIKDILSNNINYNGNSAKNVLRRAIIDFDEAAIFTIHGFCRRILLEHCFESNILFDTELISNQQKIIEEITYDFWRQHIIADDAAKDNNILEELDIKKLIKLSELVVNKPFLQIRKEEDNDFILNLKLKYILYLREQLSINKAIKNVQSFDDLINNFWKSLNSNVGDKFANSIQKQFKAALIDEFQDTDPIQYNIFNKIFDTDEHIFFMIGDPKQSIYGFRNADVFAYMEAELKIPNDKKYSLYQNWRSETKLLSSVNKLFSHSNNPFILEGISYQSVNDVMDSKGNKNPLIIDGEEGKNLFLWVMEKNNGDKKDRKAYLSLDIARNEAINAVSYEILRILELSKIGQAKIGDRPIRLSDFAILVLKHEVAKQMQKRLSELNIPSVLKKSGNIFDTKEAQEIKRFLMAVASPSNVSLLNGALISSMIGLNSDDIIGFVENDSCLEEYETHITNFTNYTEIWSSKGFIRMFRKFLSDYKVRQNLLKFPDGERLLTNIIHLSEIIHKSSIENKFGINQTLSWLKEQIDSEDKTEEREIKLERDDEALQIITVFSSKGLEYPIVFCPFMWEKTSKIKEDDFVFHEDNRAYINLSRKKEDNDPYRCLSEKEELAELMRLLYVAVTRAKNRCYIVCGQIGQKIANSLEYLFAGDLESITKFSKADFYKKVAAYIKGEDAIHLSVISNNDFTDLEKYKPPVDYEKISLVSKDFSRGHIHQNWGIASYSYLTSGEKHKTFEQEKPIRRDEPFYEQIDIPEEVVVQPQGFFAFPKGAIPGTCIHEVFENIDFTSTDKESLSSTVQSVLESYGLDKVLLEDIKEDSWTNIVNNMVEKVLSALLLPYTSDLALNKISLDNRISEMEFFYPINKIYASNLKNVFKQFYENQESFDENFPDTIGNLRFNPVEGFMHGFIDLVFCYEDKYYIIDWKTNHLGNDYANYAVDKIKISIHENLYNLQYHIYSVALHKYLESRIDDYEYKRYFGGVFYLYVRGITPDIPGIGVFYDLPDEELILNLCELFGEN
- a CDS encoding transporter substrate-binding domain-containing protein, coding for MNFNKGNMYIKRLFFILVFLGITSLVSGVEKIVTVATLDEYSPYCFFKKNYQQDTKAIPPSSDSLELQGYSWDILRESLHEMGYTIELEVCPWARAMNLTEEGKVDILFPTGKNKEREKIFYYSQEPVNEANFLVYIRADYPIHWNGLESLNGLIIGEMRGWNYGDKWKANELIKKHEIGKIMQGFNMLNLKRIDGFAGYEVNFDYALQQSKMKSLFKKLPAFDSTAEYVVGLKNEHVLQILKDFDIGKKKIIQNGKFDQIVKKWQ